In Vibrio cyclitrophicus, one genomic interval encodes:
- a CDS encoding IS3 family transposase (programmed frameshift) has translation MTTSNNTYVKRTQRDYTLGFKLQVVAAVERGDMTYKQAQTIYGIQGRSTVLTWLRKHGKMNWAQNPRINAMHKSPKPEESPAQKIKRLEKELEDEKIKNLFLNRVVDILDAEHGTSLRKKYLAKGARSLQKQEGLSLVRVCKLCGITRQSVYQREKRAVNRQLELKPIKQMVLDIRRYMPRVGTRKLYFLLKPKLQAQGIKLGRDALFKYLRDERLLVRPKRSFTKTTNSRHWMKKHPNLLKDYQPCSPESVLVSDITYVQSDEGVHYLSLVTDAFSRKIMGYELSNEMKATDVVKALDMAVKGRQYHCSCIHHSDRGLQYCSGVYQDKLKSSGIIPSMTDGYDCYQNALAERVNGILKQEFLLDKCRNLGELKQLVKESISTYNNMRPHLSLRMKTPNEVHEKSQQLALLA, from the exons ATGACTACTTCAAATAATACCTACGTTAAGCGCACTCAGCGTGATTACACACTAGGCTTTAAATTACAGGTCGTCGCCGCTGTAGAAAGAGGCGATATGACATATAAACAAGCCCAAACCATTTATGGTATCCAAGGCCGCTCAACCGTTTTAACCTGGCTTCGAAAGCACGGTAAGATGAATTGGGCGCAAAATCCAAGGATCAATGCCATGCACAAATCACCTAAACCTGAAGAATCACCTGCACAGAAAATAAAACGTCTTGAGAAAGAGTTAGAAGACGAAAAAATCAAGAATCTCTTTTTAAATAGAGTAGTTGATATTCTTGATGCTGAGCACGGAACCAGTCTCAGAAAAAAGTATCTAGCCAAGG GAGCAAGAAGCCTTCAAAAGCAGGAAGGACTAAGTTTAGTTCGAGTATGTAAGCTATGCGGGATAACGAGACAAAGCGTTTATCAACGAGAAAAGCGAGCTGTTAATCGCCAGTTGGAACTTAAACCCATCAAACAAATGGTGTTGGATATTAGACGTTATATGCCTCGGGTAGGTACTAGAAAACTCTACTTTTTACTAAAGCCAAAGTTGCAAGCACAGGGTATAAAGCTAGGTCGAGATGCGCTTTTCAAATACTTAAGAGATGAACGATTATTGGTAAGACCTAAACGTAGTTTTACAAAAACGACCAACAGTAGACATTGGATGAAGAAACACCCGAACTTATTAAAGGATTACCAACCATGTAGTCCAGAGAGTGTGTTGGTGAGTGATATAACCTATGTCCAATCAGATGAAGGAGTTCACTATCTCTCATTGGTAACTGATGCGTTTAGTCGGAAAATTATGGGCTACGAGCTGAGCAACGAAATGAAGGCGACGGATGTTGTGAAAGCGCTAGATATGGCTGTTAAGGGACGTCAATATCATTGTTCGTGTATCCATCACTCTGATCGTGGTCTCCAGTACTGCTCAGGTGTTTATCAAGATAAGTTGAAAAGTAGCGGCATAATCCCCTCGATGACAGACGGTTATGACTGCTACCAAAATGCATTAGCAGAGAGAGTAAATGGAATACTGAAACAAGAGTTCTTACTTGATAAGTGTAGAAACCTCGGAGAGCTTAAACAACTAGTAAAAGAGTCTATAAGTACCTATAACAACATGAGGCCGCACCTTAGCCTTAGGATGAAAACTCCAAATGAGGTGCATGAAAAAAGCCAACAGCTGGCGCTATTGGCTTAG
- a CDS encoding substrate-binding domain-containing protein encodes MTEQHKKTRTTLQDVADKVGVTKMTVSRYMRNPDSVAAKTRVKIAAVIEEMGYIENKAPAMLSKSSSKAIGILLPSLSNQIFAAFVQGIETVTKENGYETLLAHFSYDAVEEEEKIASLLSYQVDGLILTESHHTPRTLQMIKNSGVSVVETMELPTNPIDMVVGLDHIDASYHVVKRMIEAGKRSIAYFGARLDARTKLRLQGYDKAMHEAGLEPKHVLTEQHSNFSLAEDLLDRALADYPDLDGVFCTNDDIAIGTLLIAQQRGIQVPQQLSVVGYNALDIGQTIRPKLTSVDTPRYEIGKKSAELLLARLKGESVTETIVDMGYRITDGESV; translated from the coding sequence ATGACAGAGCAGCACAAGAAAACTCGAACCACACTTCAAGATGTGGCAGACAAAGTAGGCGTCACCAAGATGACCGTCTCTCGTTACATGCGTAATCCCGATTCAGTTGCAGCCAAAACTCGCGTGAAAATTGCAGCGGTTATTGAAGAGATGGGATACATCGAAAACAAAGCGCCAGCCATGCTCTCGAAGTCGTCAAGTAAAGCGATCGGTATCTTGCTCCCTTCTTTATCAAACCAAATCTTTGCCGCGTTTGTTCAAGGTATCGAAACGGTTACTAAAGAGAATGGCTACGAGACGTTGCTCGCTCACTTTAGCTATGATGCTGTGGAAGAAGAGGAAAAAATTGCTTCGCTGCTTTCGTATCAGGTTGATGGGTTGATATTAACGGAAAGCCACCACACCCCGCGCACGTTACAGATGATCAAGAATTCAGGTGTTTCTGTTGTTGAAACGATGGAACTACCAACCAATCCGATCGACATGGTTGTTGGTTTGGACCATATTGATGCTTCTTACCATGTCGTGAAGCGAATGATTGAAGCGGGTAAACGCTCTATTGCTTACTTTGGTGCTCGACTGGATGCGCGAACTAAGCTGCGTTTGCAAGGCTATGACAAAGCGATGCATGAGGCTGGATTAGAGCCTAAGCACGTGTTGACGGAACAGCACTCTAACTTCTCTTTGGCTGAAGATCTGCTTGATCGTGCTCTTGCGGATTACCCAGATCTCGATGGTGTGTTCTGCACCAATGATGACATCGCGATAGGTACCTTGCTCATTGCCCAGCAACGTGGAATCCAAGTACCGCAACAGTTATCTGTGGTGGGCTATAACGCGTTAGATATCGGTCAAACCATACGCCCAAAACTGACTAGCGTGGATACGCCACGTTATGAAATAGGTAAGAAAAGTGCCGAGCTACTGCTTGCCCGATTGAAAGGTGAGTCAGTCACGGAAACGATAGTGGATATGGGCTATCGCATCACTGATGGCGAAAGCGTTTAG
- a CDS encoding gluconokinase, which yields MAGSSVIVMGVSACGKSTIGEHLAKRLGRKFIDGDDLHPRSNIQKMASGQPLNDDDRIPWLERIRDAAYSLESKNEHGIIVCSALKKKYRDQIREGNKNITFLFLDGDIDLILQRMRQRQGHFMKENMIKSQFETLERPDHEPNTVVINIDGDIDKVVDCAAIVLSMSDEAIV from the coding sequence ATGGCTGGTAGTAGTGTCATCGTCATGGGAGTCAGTGCTTGCGGAAAAAGCACAATAGGCGAGCATTTAGCAAAAAGACTTGGACGTAAGTTTATTGATGGTGACGATCTTCATCCTCGATCAAACATTCAAAAAATGGCGTCTGGCCAACCTCTTAATGATGATGATCGCATTCCATGGCTAGAACGAATTCGTGATGCGGCTTACAGCTTAGAGAGTAAAAACGAGCACGGCATTATCGTATGTTCTGCATTGAAGAAAAAATACCGCGACCAAATTCGTGAAGGAAACAAGAACATCACTTTTCTATTTCTCGATGGTGATATTGACCTAATTTTACAGCGCATGCGTCAGCGTCAAGGTCATTTCATGAAAGAGAACATGATTAAAAGCCAGTTTGAAACGCTAGAAAGACCAGACCATGAACCCAATACCGTAGTGATTAATATTGACGGCGATATAGATAAGGTCGTTGATTGTGCTGCCATTGTACTTTCGATGAGCGATGAGGCAATTGTATGA
- a CDS encoding phosphogluconate dehydratase: protein MTHPIIQAVTQRMLERSQAARKEFLKRTQHQAAAGKGGKGLSCGNLAHAVAASCSDEKQSILDLTKSNVALVSSYNDMLSAHQPYQHYPDQIKKALAKSGHTSQVAGCVPAMCDGVTQGQPGMDMSLFSRDLIAQSTALSLSHNVFDSTLLLGICDKIAPGQLMGALSFAHLPTAFVPAGLMATGISNDEKVHVRQEHAAGKVGKSALLEMECNAYHSAGTCTFYGTANTNQLVFEAMGLMLPGSAFIHPDSALRASLTQHAAIEIASMTQASANFRPLSEVFTEKSLINGIVALLASGGSTNHSIHMVAVARAAGFILTWQDISDLSDVVPLLARVYPNGPADMNAFQAAGGVPALLRRLDQANLLHRDVTPTFGSFEDQMSIPELENGKLTWKKCEQSADAEVIAGPEQVFQSTGGTRVLSGNLGNAVIKVSAVAEEQRVIEAPAVVFDCQHKVEAAYQRGELNKDCIVVVINNGPAANGMPELHKLMPILGNIQKQGFKVALVTDGRLSGASGKIPSAIHVSPEAIRGGTIGLVREGDILSLDCASGELNNLNDMQSRQARVFEAETNQQTMGRNLFSVMRQSVSSAEQGASFIV from the coding sequence ATGACCCACCCGATTATCCAAGCGGTTACTCAAAGAATGCTAGAGCGAAGCCAAGCTGCTCGTAAAGAATTCCTCAAAAGAACCCAACACCAAGCTGCTGCAGGCAAAGGAGGGAAAGGGCTCTCTTGCGGTAACTTGGCTCACGCTGTTGCGGCATCTTGTTCGGATGAAAAACAATCCATTCTTGACCTAACCAAATCTAACGTGGCATTAGTCAGCTCTTACAACGATATGTTAAGTGCCCATCAGCCTTATCAACACTATCCTGATCAGATCAAAAAGGCGTTAGCTAAGTCCGGTCACACCTCTCAAGTTGCGGGTTGTGTTCCTGCAATGTGCGATGGTGTGACTCAGGGACAACCAGGTATGGATATGTCTTTGTTTTCAAGGGATTTGATTGCTCAATCGACGGCACTGTCACTTAGCCATAACGTGTTTGATTCGACCCTGTTACTTGGTATTTGTGACAAGATAGCTCCAGGACAACTGATGGGCGCGCTCTCTTTTGCGCACCTTCCCACCGCATTCGTTCCGGCGGGATTAATGGCAACGGGCATCAGCAATGATGAGAAAGTACACGTTCGCCAAGAACATGCAGCAGGTAAAGTCGGAAAGAGTGCCTTATTGGAAATGGAATGCAATGCTTACCACTCAGCTGGAACATGCACTTTCTACGGTACAGCAAATACCAATCAGTTGGTATTTGAAGCTATGGGTTTAATGCTGCCAGGCTCTGCCTTTATTCACCCAGACTCTGCACTTAGAGCATCATTAACTCAACATGCAGCTATTGAAATTGCTTCAATGACGCAAGCCTCAGCAAACTTCCGCCCACTTTCTGAAGTTTTTACAGAAAAAAGTCTCATCAATGGCATTGTTGCCCTGCTCGCATCGGGTGGCAGCACTAACCACAGTATTCACATGGTCGCGGTGGCACGCGCAGCAGGGTTTATTCTGACTTGGCAAGACATCAGCGATCTATCCGATGTGGTGCCGTTACTTGCTCGGGTTTATCCCAACGGCCCAGCAGATATGAATGCGTTCCAAGCGGCGGGAGGTGTTCCAGCCCTATTACGCCGTTTAGATCAAGCCAACTTACTGCACCGAGATGTCACACCTACCTTTGGCTCGTTTGAAGATCAAATGAGTATTCCAGAGCTGGAAAATGGCAAGCTAACGTGGAAAAAGTGCGAGCAGTCGGCAGACGCAGAGGTAATTGCAGGTCCAGAACAAGTATTCCAAAGCACAGGCGGAACGCGAGTCCTTTCAGGGAACCTTGGCAATGCGGTCATTAAAGTATCAGCAGTCGCTGAAGAACAGCGTGTAATAGAAGCGCCTGCAGTGGTGTTCGATTGCCAACACAAGGTGGAAGCTGCCTACCAAAGAGGTGAACTCAACAAAGATTGTATCGTTGTGGTGATTAACAATGGCCCTGCAGCAAACGGTATGCCTGAACTGCACAAACTCATGCCGATTCTAGGAAATATACAAAAGCAAGGTTTCAAAGTGGCCCTGGTTACCGATGGTCGCCTTTCCGGAGCCTCAGGAAAGATCCCATCCGCGATTCATGTCTCACCAGAGGCGATTCGAGGCGGAACTATTGGGCTTGTTCGCGAAGGCGATATTCTGAGCTTAGATTGCGCGAGTGGTGAACTCAATAACCTCAACGACATGCAGTCTCGCCAAGCGAGAGTGTTTGAGGCAGAGACCAACCAGCAAACCATGGGGCGCAACCTATTTAGTGTTATGCGCCAAAGCGTTTCGAGTGCAGAACAAGGGGCGAGTTTTATCGTCTAA